One window from the genome of Spiractinospora alimapuensis encodes:
- a CDS encoding carbohydrate ABC transporter permease has protein sequence MSQSTEATKDIPAPAEEDGTQGAPRRSVASRIVARLGSGIVQFVLILIALFWLVPTLGLLVVSLRPSADNAAEGWWTVFLRPTQLTLENYANLLDNATFMSSFWNTIAITVPATVAIVVIASLAGYAFAWLEFPGRDWLFLIVVGLLVVPIQIALIPVAGMYGAMNIYGSLLGVILFHIGFGLPFAIFLLRNFFAAIPRDLLEAARMDGGKELTIFRRVILPLGGPAIASLAIFQFLWVWNDLLVALVFANSSSQPMTRALQQEMRQFGANLDVLAPGAFLSLVVPLVVFFAFQRYFVQGVMAGAVK, from the coding sequence ATGAGCCAGAGCACCGAGGCCACCAAGGACATCCCCGCTCCGGCCGAGGAGGACGGCACCCAGGGCGCGCCCAGACGTTCCGTGGCGTCGCGGATCGTGGCACGCCTGGGGTCGGGGATCGTCCAGTTCGTCCTGATCTTGATCGCGCTGTTCTGGCTGGTCCCGACACTGGGCCTGCTCGTGGTCTCCCTGCGTCCCTCCGCGGACAACGCCGCGGAGGGGTGGTGGACCGTCTTCCTGCGGCCCACCCAGCTCACCCTGGAGAACTACGCGAACCTGCTCGACAACGCCACGTTCATGAGCTCGTTCTGGAACACGATCGCCATCACCGTGCCGGCCACGGTCGCGATCGTGGTGATCGCCTCCCTCGCCGGCTACGCCTTCGCGTGGCTGGAGTTCCCGGGGCGGGACTGGCTGTTCCTGATCGTGGTCGGCCTGCTGGTGGTCCCGATCCAGATCGCGCTGATCCCCGTCGCGGGCATGTACGGGGCGATGAACATCTACGGCTCATTGCTCGGTGTGATCCTGTTCCACATCGGCTTCGGGCTGCCGTTCGCGATCTTCCTGCTGCGCAACTTCTTCGCCGCCATCCCGCGGGACCTGCTCGAGGCGGCGCGGATGGACGGCGGCAAGGAGCTCACCATCTTCCGGCGCGTCATTCTCCCGCTGGGCGGTCCGGCCATCGCCTCGCTGGCGATCTTCCAGTTCCTGTGGGTGTGGAATGACCTGTTGGTCGCGCTGGTGTTCGCGAACTCCTCCTCCCAGCCCATGACCCGCGCGCTGCAGCAGGAGATGCGGCAGTTCGGCGCCAACCTCGATGTCCTCGCCCCCGGAGCCTTCCTGTCGCTCGTGGTGCCCCTGGTGGTGTTCTTCGCCTTCCAGCGCTACTTCGTCCAAGGCGTGATGGCCGGCGCCGTGAAGTGA
- a CDS encoding ABC transporter substrate-binding protein — protein sequence MTTRPLRTIGAVTAGIGLLAAAACGGGGNEGDGTELVVASPWTGAEQENFEQVMAIFEDQTGHTVSYEATGDDYGAFLGPRIEGGNPPDVVMLPQPGLIEEFAGQDALVPLGDEAMAALDANFPEYWKDVVTFDGETYGLIYKVAHKSLVWYRPDAYDAAGVGPASTWDELLTTSETLRDAGQTPWAMCGATGWTLTDWFENVYLSSAGPDSYDQLSDREISWEDDSVVEALEVLAELWSQDDLMNDASGTEFPACVEEVYGSEGAAMVFEADFVAASAEEAGREVGTDALAYPFPSVGQAPPVVSAGDFAVGMTDRDETQELLAFLGTAEAATEWAGLGGYLSPNLEVPVDSYPDEFTQELGQSIADAGEDIRFDLSDMQPSAFGGTEGSGMWAILQDFLSDPSDPEATAAELEAAAADAYDE from the coding sequence ATGACCACACGCCCGCTGAGGACCATCGGTGCCGTCACCGCTGGGATCGGACTGCTGGCCGCGGCCGCCTGTGGGGGAGGCGGTAACGAGGGCGACGGTACGGAGTTGGTCGTCGCCTCACCCTGGACCGGCGCGGAACAGGAGAACTTCGAGCAGGTCATGGCGATCTTCGAGGACCAGACCGGTCATACGGTCTCCTACGAGGCGACCGGTGACGACTACGGTGCCTTCCTCGGACCCCGCATCGAGGGCGGAAACCCGCCGGACGTCGTGATGCTGCCCCAGCCCGGCCTCATCGAGGAGTTCGCCGGGCAGGACGCCCTCGTTCCGCTCGGCGACGAGGCGATGGCCGCGTTGGACGCGAACTTCCCCGAATACTGGAAGGACGTCGTCACCTTCGACGGCGAGACCTACGGGCTGATCTACAAGGTGGCCCACAAGTCCCTCGTCTGGTACCGCCCCGACGCCTACGACGCGGCCGGTGTCGGCCCCGCGAGCACGTGGGACGAGCTCCTGACCACCTCCGAGACGCTGCGCGACGCCGGGCAGACCCCCTGGGCGATGTGTGGCGCCACGGGCTGGACCCTCACCGACTGGTTCGAGAACGTCTACCTCTCCTCCGCCGGACCGGACTCCTACGACCAGCTCAGCGACCGGGAGATCTCCTGGGAGGACGACTCGGTGGTGGAGGCCCTGGAGGTCCTCGCGGAACTGTGGTCCCAGGACGACCTGATGAACGACGCCTCCGGGACGGAGTTCCCGGCCTGTGTCGAGGAGGTCTACGGCTCGGAGGGAGCCGCCATGGTCTTCGAGGCCGACTTCGTCGCCGCGTCCGCAGAGGAGGCCGGTCGCGAGGTGGGCACCGACGCCCTCGCCTACCCGTTCCCCTCCGTCGGCCAGGCTCCACCGGTGGTCTCCGCTGGTGACTTCGCGGTCGGCATGACCGACCGGGACGAGACCCAGGAACTGCTCGCCTTCCTCGGCACCGCCGAGGCCGCGACCGAGTGGGCGGGTCTGGGCGGCTACCTGTCGCCGAACCTGGAGGTCCCCGTGGACAGTTACCCCGACGAGTTCACCCAGGAGCTGGGACAGAGCATCGCCGACGCGGGTGAGGACATCCGTTTCGACCTCTCCGACATGCAACCCAGCGCCTTCGGTGGTACCGAGGGCAGCGGAATGTGGGCCATCCTGCAGGACTTCCTGTCCGACCCCAGCGATCCCGAGGCGACCGCCGCGGAGTTGGAGGCCGCGGCCGCCGACGCCTACGACGAGTAG
- a CDS encoding FxsA family protein, with the protein MPLLVLIALLAFPFLEFGAMYLVAAEIGVGWTLVALFAASAAGVVVIRLAGLRGYRDVDEALRTGEVPQRGMLDTLMVLVGGFLLAIPGFLTGVLGLVLALPLTRPVLRWAFEKWARRRMERFNATVVNATVVDAEAARAQRPDPNPGPTVIRGTVLPEGDTTRGPESGPTSAGGTAFGPATP; encoded by the coding sequence ATGCCACTGCTCGTACTGATCGCGCTGCTGGCGTTCCCGTTTCTGGAGTTCGGGGCGATGTACCTCGTCGCCGCCGAGATCGGGGTCGGATGGACGTTGGTGGCGTTGTTCGCCGCCAGCGCCGCGGGAGTCGTCGTGATCCGGCTCGCCGGGCTGCGGGGTTATCGTGACGTCGACGAGGCGCTGCGCACGGGAGAGGTACCGCAACGCGGCATGCTCGACACCCTGATGGTGCTCGTCGGTGGGTTCCTGCTGGCCATCCCCGGGTTCCTCACCGGTGTCCTGGGCCTGGTCCTCGCGCTCCCCCTTACGCGGCCCGTCCTGCGGTGGGCGTTCGAGAAGTGGGCGCGCCGACGGATGGAACGTTTCAACGCCACGGTCGTGAACGCGACCGTCGTGGACGCGGAGGCGGCCCGGGCGCAGCGGCCCGACCCGAACCCCGGTCCGACGGTCATCCGCGGAACGGTGCTTCCCGAGGGCGACACCACCCGCGGCCCGGAGTCGGGTCCCACGAGTGCCGGGGGCACCGCGTTCGGTCCCGCCACGCCCTGA
- a CDS encoding ABC transporter ATP-binding protein, whose amino-acid sequence MAKIVLDGVDKVYAGDVRAVDNLSLDIADGEFMVLVGPSGCGKSTALRMIAGLEEISGGTLVIGEREYVAEDGTTQVEDRVVNDLPPKNRDIAMVFQNYALYPHMTVEQNLAFGLKLRKTPKPEIERRVKHAAQMLGLESYLKRKPAALSGGQRQRVAMGRAIVREPQAFLMDEPLSNLDAKLRVQMRASLNQLHSELGVTTVYVTHDQVEAMTLGDRVAVLRDGRLQQVDTPKTLFDQPVNLFVAGFIGSPAMNFVEATLVRDGDGAHLSFGDHTLNLPGEMLRGRPGLEAYLGREVILGIRPSDFDDAAFANGDHGTMDVVADVTEELGTEINVIFGVNAPPVQHEETAALAADAAGDEEIDEVAAQLPLSGDRSVFTARVNPRSGVRPGHSITLAVDTRYLHFFDKESGLAIGHATNPSAASDLAVS is encoded by the coding sequence ATGGCGAAGATCGTGCTGGACGGCGTCGACAAGGTGTACGCGGGGGATGTCCGAGCGGTGGACAACCTGTCCCTCGACATCGCCGACGGCGAGTTCATGGTGCTGGTCGGGCCCTCGGGGTGCGGCAAGTCGACGGCGCTGCGGATGATCGCGGGGCTGGAGGAGATCAGTGGCGGCACCCTGGTCATCGGCGAGCGGGAGTACGTGGCCGAGGACGGCACGACGCAGGTGGAGGACCGGGTCGTCAACGACCTGCCGCCGAAGAACCGGGACATCGCGATGGTGTTCCAGAACTACGCGCTGTACCCGCACATGACCGTGGAGCAGAACCTCGCGTTCGGCCTCAAGCTGCGCAAGACCCCCAAGCCGGAGATCGAGCGGCGGGTGAAGCACGCCGCCCAGATGTTGGGGTTGGAGAGCTACCTCAAGCGCAAGCCGGCCGCGCTGTCGGGTGGTCAGCGTCAGCGTGTGGCGATGGGGCGCGCGATCGTCCGCGAGCCCCAGGCGTTCCTCATGGACGAACCCCTGTCCAACCTGGACGCGAAACTGCGGGTCCAGATGCGCGCGAGCCTGAACCAGCTACACTCCGAGCTCGGCGTCACCACGGTGTACGTGACCCACGACCAGGTGGAGGCCATGACCCTGGGCGACCGGGTCGCGGTACTGCGCGACGGCCGCCTCCAGCAGGTCGACACTCCCAAGACCCTCTTCGACCAGCCGGTCAACCTCTTCGTCGCCGGATTCATCGGTTCACCGGCGATGAACTTCGTGGAGGCCACCCTGGTGCGTGACGGGGACGGCGCCCACCTGTCCTTCGGTGACCACACCCTCAACCTGCCGGGTGAGATGTTGCGGGGACGGCCGGGACTCGAGGCCTACCTCGGCCGAGAGGTGATCCTCGGTATCCGCCCCTCGGACTTCGACGACGCGGCGTTCGCCAACGGTGACCACGGAACGATGGACGTCGTCGCCGACGTCACCGAGGAGCTCGGAACCGAGATCAACGTGATCTTCGGTGTGAACGCGCCTCCCGTGCAACACGAGGAGACCGCTGCCCTGGCCGCCGACGCCGCCGGCGACGAGGAGATCGACGAAGTCGCCGCCCAGCTCCCCCTCAGTGGCGACCGCTCGGTGTTCACCGCGCGCGTCAACCCACGCAGCGGCGTGCGCCCCGGCCACTCCATCACCCTGGCCGTGGACACCCGGTACCTGCACTTCTTCGACAAGGAGAGCGGGCTGGCGATCGGACACGCGACCAACCCGAGCGCGGCGAGCGACCTCGCCGTCTCCTGA
- a CDS encoding RNA polymerase-binding protein RbpA, producing MAERALRGTRLGATSYENDRNTDLAPRQEVTYDCQRGHTFSVTFATEAEIPPTWECRFCGETALLVDGEEPQEKKAKPTRTHWDMLLERRSMEDLEEVLAERLELLRSRRREEREHLEAMTQQG from the coding sequence ATGGCCGAGCGAGCACTTCGCGGCACGCGGCTCGGGGCGACGAGCTACGAGAACGACCGCAACACCGACCTGGCGCCACGCCAGGAGGTCACCTATGACTGCCAGCGGGGGCACACCTTCTCGGTAACCTTCGCAACGGAGGCGGAGATTCCCCCGACGTGGGAGTGCCGTTTCTGTGGCGAGACGGCCCTCCTGGTCGATGGCGAGGAACCGCAGGAGAAGAAGGCGAAGCCCACACGCACTCACTGGGACATGCTGCTGGAACGCCGGAGCATGGAGGACCTCGAGGAGGTCCTCGCCGAACGGCTGGAGCTGCTGCGCAGCCGACGGCGGGAAGAGCGTGAACACCTGGAGGCGATGACCCAGCAAGGCTGA
- the lnt gene encoding apolipoprotein N-acyltransferase, giving the protein MSVQPTRTTAAAEPGHHGDPADIAGARSRRGAAAARAAAAAAAGVAQLLALPPYGWWFLTPLGVALLLLALRGTRPRRAAWLGALAGASLMVPLVHWQAVFGVDVWLATAALEILYYVPMAIGIALVARLRGWVVWTSALWVAQEFVRARWPFGGFGWAKLAYAQPDTPFTGYASWGSSALVTFMVALTGALLVAAGVRLWRRRRPDTRSLGSLALIVLILAGGALAARVLAPSVDHTTTVGVVQGNVPRVGEVSILGERGEVLDNHLDGVHQIAEGVRAGDVPQPDLVVLPENASDLDPYAEEAVADLIQEAAADVEAPLVIGVAHYPDDETRSVRSVVWDPVDGAGDFYEKRYPVPFGEYIPFRDVLTSFIDRLDQVPTDVVPGTEPGDLRVGDTTLGAAICFDVAFDPPLRDAVAAGGQVMMVPTNNANYNFTGQSDQQLAITQLRAVEHGRPAVVAATSGVSAVVNPDGSIVERSPEAEPWTSVVELPAMEGLTPATRLGAGPELVLALLGLGAVLTAVARGRRRAR; this is encoded by the coding sequence GTGTCTGTTCAACCGACCAGAACCACCGCCGCGGCCGAACCCGGACACCACGGGGATCCCGCGGACATCGCCGGGGCCAGGTCGCGTCGCGGCGCGGCGGCCGCACGAGCGGCGGCCGCCGCCGCGGCGGGGGTGGCTCAGCTCCTGGCGCTGCCGCCCTACGGTTGGTGGTTTCTCACACCCCTGGGCGTGGCACTGCTGCTGCTGGCCCTGCGGGGAACCCGACCACGCCGCGCGGCCTGGCTCGGTGCCCTGGCCGGCGCGTCACTCATGGTCCCGTTGGTGCACTGGCAGGCGGTCTTCGGTGTCGACGTCTGGTTGGCCACCGCCGCCCTGGAGATCCTCTACTACGTCCCGATGGCGATCGGGATCGCGCTCGTCGCGCGCCTCCGCGGTTGGGTCGTCTGGACGAGCGCGCTGTGGGTCGCCCAGGAGTTCGTCCGCGCCCGCTGGCCCTTCGGCGGGTTCGGCTGGGCGAAACTCGCCTACGCCCAGCCCGACACCCCCTTCACCGGATACGCCTCCTGGGGGTCCTCCGCGCTGGTGACGTTCATGGTGGCGCTCACCGGGGCGCTCCTCGTCGCGGCCGGGGTCCGCCTGTGGCGACGGCGTCGGCCCGACACACGCTCCCTGGGCTCGTTGGCCCTGATCGTGCTGATCCTCGCAGGCGGGGCGCTCGCCGCCCGGGTCCTCGCGCCCAGCGTCGACCACACGACCACGGTTGGCGTCGTGCAGGGGAACGTGCCCCGGGTGGGAGAGGTCAGCATCCTCGGGGAACGCGGCGAAGTGCTCGACAACCATCTCGACGGTGTCCACCAAATAGCGGAGGGGGTCCGAGCCGGTGACGTGCCCCAGCCCGACCTCGTCGTGCTGCCGGAGAACGCCAGCGACCTCGATCCCTACGCAGAGGAGGCGGTCGCGGACCTCATCCAGGAGGCCGCGGCCGACGTCGAGGCACCGCTGGTGATCGGTGTCGCCCACTATCCCGACGACGAGACGCGCAGTGTCCGCTCGGTGGTGTGGGATCCGGTCGACGGGGCGGGCGACTTCTACGAGAAGCGCTACCCGGTTCCGTTCGGTGAGTACATCCCCTTCCGAGACGTCCTCACGTCCTTCATCGACCGGCTGGACCAGGTTCCCACGGACGTCGTCCCCGGAACCGAGCCCGGTGACCTGCGGGTGGGCGACACGACCCTCGGCGCCGCGATCTGCTTCGACGTCGCCTTCGACCCGCCGCTGCGCGACGCGGTCGCCGCGGGCGGTCAGGTGATGATGGTTCCCACCAACAACGCCAACTACAACTTCACCGGCCAGTCCGACCAACAGTTGGCCATCACCCAACTGCGCGCGGTGGAGCACGGACGTCCCGCCGTCGTCGCGGCCACCAGTGGTGTCAGTGCCGTGGTCAACCCCGACGGCAGTATCGTGGAGCGCTCGCCCGAGGCCGAACCGTGGACGTCGGTGGTCGAGCTGCCCGCCATGGAGGGGCTCACCCCCGCGACCCGGCTGGGCGCCGGACCGGAGTTGGTGCTGGCGCTGCTGGGCCTGGGAGCGGTCCTGACCGCCGTGGCGCGGGGGAGACGAAGGGCGCGCTAG
- a CDS encoding ABC transporter ATP-binding protein has translation MAEVSLTSVSKTYPDGTHAVRDLDLDIADGEFLVLVGPSGCGKSTALRMVAGLEAISSGELRIGGRHVNNVAARDRDVAMVFQSYALYPHLSVRDNIGFGLQLRKVRKAEINQRVEAVAHTLGLFEHLDRKPRNLSGGQRQRVAMGRAIVRNPQAFLMDEPLSNLDAKLRVQMRAEISRLQRELGVTTLYVTHDQVEAMTLGDRVAVIKKGVLQQVAAPQELYEHPVNLFVAGFIGSPAMNLVQGTIESGDGDAAHHLRLGSQRIPLPDSVLARTPGLRAAVGTAVAVGIRPEDMEDASVADAEPGPTLGSTAELVEALGAELLVHFVLDAADVVTEDTKELARDVGQELTEGEETATTPMIARFSPRSPVQEGASVRVRFDPERLYFFDLATGEAFDSADRTPTQMRGDA, from the coding sequence GTGGCTGAGGTGAGCCTGACCTCCGTCAGTAAGACGTATCCGGACGGCACGCACGCGGTGCGGGACCTCGATCTCGACATCGCCGACGGCGAGTTCCTCGTCCTCGTCGGCCCCTCGGGGTGCGGGAAGTCGACGGCGTTGCGCATGGTCGCGGGTCTCGAGGCCATCAGCAGCGGAGAACTGCGCATCGGCGGGCGCCACGTCAACAACGTCGCCGCGCGTGACCGGGACGTCGCCATGGTTTTCCAAAGCTACGCGCTGTATCCGCACCTCAGTGTTCGGGACAACATTGGTTTCGGTCTGCAACTGCGAAAAGTCCGAAAAGCGGAGATCAATCAACGGGTCGAGGCCGTCGCCCATACTCTGGGACTGTTTGAGCATCTCGACCGAAAACCCCGCAATCTCTCCGGTGGTCAACGCCAGCGCGTCGCCATGGGCCGCGCGATCGTGCGAAATCCCCAGGCGTTCCTCATGGACGAGCCGCTGTCCAATCTGGACGCGAAACTGCGGGTCCAGATGCGGGCCGAGATTTCGCGGCTGCAACGCGAACTCGGCGTCACGACGCTCTACGTGACCCACGACCAGGTCGAGGCGATGACGCTCGGTGATCGGGTCGCGGTGATCAAGAAGGGCGTCCTGCAACAGGTGGCCGCGCCCCAGGAGCTCTACGAGCACCCCGTCAACCTCTTCGTGGCCGGCTTCATCGGCTCGCCCGCCATGAACCTCGTCCAGGGCACCATCGAGTCGGGCGACGGTGACGCGGCCCACCACCTGCGCCTGGGGTCCCAGCGCATCCCTCTACCCGACAGCGTGCTCGCCCGCACACCCGGTCTGCGCGCCGCGGTGGGCACCGCCGTCGCCGTCGGCATCCGCCCCGAGGACATGGAGGACGCCAGCGTCGCCGACGCCGAGCCGGGACCAACCCTCGGCTCGACCGCCGAGCTGGTCGAGGCTCTCGGAGCGGAACTGCTCGTCCACTTCGTGCTGGACGCCGCCGACGTCGTCACCGAGGACACCAAGGAGCTCGCCCGCGACGTGGGACAGGAGCTCACCGAGGGGGAGGAGACGGCGACCACTCCGATGATCGCGCGGTTCAGCCCCCGTTCGCCGGTACAGGAGGGCGCCTCGGTTCGGGTGCGCTTCGATCCCGAACGCCTCTACTTCTTCGACCTGGCCACGGGCGAGGCGTTCGACAGCGCCGACCGGACGCCCACCCAAATGAGAGGGGACGCGTGA
- a CDS encoding MFS transporter, translated as MTDTTPTAGVDPDPKRRRREQRGWYIYDWANQVFWTSVVTVFIGPYLSGLAQASAEAAGTGERIHLLGISLHYNTVYPAAGMIAAVIQIALLPVVGAITDHSRNKKRLLFVFACVGAGSTTALYLATGDSYLLATGLFLLANLAYGCALVVYNSFLPEIATPDERDRVSSTGWGLAYLGGLVLLVLHLLLVSNADALGVDTADAARIAFASAGVWWLGFTILAMPRLRNRIGPLAAAARGPRVTASVRQLGRTLIELRHYPHTLLFLLAYLLFNDGIQATIRYAANFATGEEDLGLSQDDVVAAIVLIQLVAFLGSWATGRLAEVLGTKPTLVATLVIWTLLLSSAYVLPAGNVPLFLTLGVGIGLVLGGSQALARSLFSQLIPRGREGEYFGVFTICDRAGTLIASIVVFVAVELTGGYRAAIFSLVGFFVIGGILLLCTNIRRGILQAGNELPGNMRNRS; from the coding sequence GTGACGGACACAACCCCCACCGCGGGGGTCGACCCCGACCCGAAGCGGCGCCGCCGGGAACAACGCGGCTGGTACATCTACGACTGGGCCAACCAGGTGTTCTGGACCTCGGTGGTCACGGTCTTCATCGGCCCCTACCTGTCGGGGCTGGCCCAGGCCTCGGCGGAGGCGGCCGGCACCGGTGAGCGGATCCACCTTCTCGGCATCTCGCTGCACTACAACACCGTCTACCCGGCCGCGGGAATGATCGCCGCGGTCATCCAGATCGCACTGCTCCCGGTCGTCGGCGCGATCACCGACCACAGCCGCAACAAGAAGCGCCTGCTGTTCGTCTTCGCGTGCGTCGGGGCGGGGTCGACGACGGCCCTGTACCTCGCGACCGGCGACTCCTACCTGCTGGCCACGGGCCTGTTCCTGCTCGCGAACCTCGCCTACGGGTGCGCGCTCGTCGTCTACAACTCCTTCCTGCCCGAGATCGCCACGCCCGACGAACGTGACCGCGTTTCCTCGACCGGCTGGGGGCTGGCGTACCTGGGCGGACTCGTCCTACTGGTCCTTCACCTCCTGCTGGTCAGCAACGCCGACGCGCTCGGCGTCGACACCGCGGACGCCGCGCGCATCGCCTTCGCCTCCGCCGGCGTCTGGTGGCTCGGTTTCACCATCCTCGCCATGCCACGGTTGCGGAACCGTATCGGTCCGCTCGCCGCGGCGGCCCGTGGCCCGAGAGTGACGGCGTCGGTCCGCCAACTGGGACGGACGCTGATCGAGCTGCGGCACTACCCGCACACCCTGCTCTTCCTGCTGGCCTATCTCCTGTTCAACGACGGGATCCAGGCCACGATCCGCTACGCGGCGAACTTCGCGACCGGAGAGGAGGATCTCGGCCTCTCCCAGGACGACGTGGTCGCCGCCATCGTGCTGATCCAGTTGGTCGCGTTCCTCGGGTCCTGGGCGACGGGACGACTCGCGGAGGTCCTCGGCACCAAGCCGACACTCGTGGCGACCCTGGTTATCTGGACGCTGTTGCTCTCCTCGGCCTACGTCCTGCCCGCGGGGAACGTACCCCTCTTCCTCACCCTGGGCGTGGGGATCGGCCTCGTCCTCGGAGGCAGTCAGGCTCTCGCGCGGTCCCTGTTCTCCCAGTTGATCCCGCGCGGTCGTGAGGGCGAGTACTTCGGCGTGTTCACGATCTGTGACCGCGCCGGGACGCTCATCGCGTCCATCGTGGTCTTCGTCGCGGTCGAGCTCACCGGCGGCTACCGGGCCGCGATATTCTCCCTGGTCGGCTTCTTCGTGATCGGCGGGATCCTGCTGCTGTGCACCAACATCCGGCGTGGGATCCTTCAGGCCGGAAACGAGCTGCCGGGCAACATGCGGAACCGTTCGTGA
- a CDS encoding carbohydrate ABC transporter permease, producing the protein MATVNQEPADPAQPAHAPASDTGTQSTRAGRLGPPPWLALFFLLPALLFLGAFILYPIGFSVWRSLFDASGDRFVGLGNYVEIFRDPDTFIALRNNVIWVVVAPMVVTIFGLIFAVLTERIRWATAFKIVVFMPMAISFLASGVIFRLVYEQDPDRGVANAVITTVQDTVAPRVGYPDASPRDGAGLTEADGGLELEEAVSPGEDPVLLPLVGVAPDDLPDDTAGAADPPTAAGDAVTGTVWLDFPPGGGGTEGAIDDGELGLPAMEIEALQDGAVVATATSGEDGTFTLEGVEGDTTLRLNAENFTESYRGLEWLGSTLVTPSIIIAYLWVWAGFAMVLIAAGLAGIPRDALEAARVDGATEWQVFRRVTVPLLSPVLLVVFVTLMIYVLKVFDLVLIIAPGGVQRDANVLALEMWRVAFGGGQDQGMGSALAVFLLVLVLPAMVFQVRRFREERS; encoded by the coding sequence ATGGCCACGGTCAACCAGGAGCCGGCGGACCCGGCACAGCCCGCCCACGCCCCGGCGTCCGACACCGGGACACAGTCCACCAGGGCGGGTCGGCTCGGTCCGCCGCCCTGGCTGGCCCTGTTCTTCCTCCTGCCGGCGCTGCTCTTCCTCGGCGCCTTCATCCTCTACCCGATCGGCTTCTCCGTCTGGCGCAGCCTGTTCGACGCCTCGGGCGACCGCTTCGTCGGCCTCGGCAACTACGTCGAGATCTTCCGTGACCCCGACACGTTCATCGCGTTGCGCAACAACGTGATCTGGGTCGTGGTCGCGCCGATGGTGGTGACGATCTTCGGTCTCATCTTCGCGGTACTGACCGAACGCATCCGCTGGGCGACCGCGTTCAAGATCGTCGTGTTCATGCCGATGGCGATCTCCTTCCTCGCCTCCGGGGTCATCTTCCGGCTCGTCTACGAACAGGACCCCGACCGCGGGGTGGCCAACGCCGTGATCACCACGGTGCAGGACACGGTCGCGCCGCGTGTGGGATACCCCGACGCCTCCCCACGCGACGGGGCCGGGCTCACCGAGGCCGACGGGGGCCTGGAGCTCGAGGAGGCCGTCAGCCCCGGCGAGGACCCCGTGCTGCTCCCGCTGGTCGGTGTCGCGCCCGACGACCTCCCCGACGACACGGCCGGCGCGGCGGATCCCCCCACGGCAGCCGGGGACGCCGTCACCGGCACCGTCTGGCTGGACTTCCCCCCGGGAGGCGGCGGAACGGAGGGAGCGATCGACGACGGGGAACTCGGCCTTCCCGCGATGGAGATCGAGGCGTTACAGGACGGGGCCGTCGTCGCCACCGCGACGAGCGGTGAGGACGGCACCTTCACCCTCGAGGGGGTGGAGGGCGACACCACGCTGCGCCTGAACGCGGAGAACTTCACCGAGTCCTACCGCGGTCTGGAGTGGCTTGGCTCCACCCTGGTCACGCCGTCGATCATCATCGCCTACCTGTGGGTGTGGGCTGGATTCGCCATGGTGCTCATCGCCGCGGGGCTCGCGGGCATCCCCCGCGACGCGCTGGAGGCCGCGCGGGTGGACGGCGCGACGGAGTGGCAGGTGTTCCGCCGGGTGACGGTGCCCCTCCTCAGCCCGGTGCTCCTCGTCGTGTTCGTGACCCTGATGATCTACGTCCTGAAGGTGTTCGACCTCGTGCTGATCATCGCTCCGGGCGGGGTGCAACGCGACGCCAACGTGTTGGCCCTGGAGATGTGGCGGGTCGCGTTCGGCGGCGGACAGGACCAGGGCATGGGCAGCGCGCTCGCCGTCTTCCTCCTCGTGCTCGTACTGCCCGCCATGGTCTTCCAGGTCCGCCGCTTCCGCGAGGAGAGGTCATGA